The following are encoded together in the Bombus vancouverensis nearcticus chromosome 18, iyBomVanc1_principal, whole genome shotgun sequence genome:
- the LOC143304061 gene encoding uncharacterized protein LOC143304061, translating into MEGLVAAASLLFQSLLGQHAQLRCSPITKAFSFELFCASVIDVRTMFAESFPSEVPFQTSLPKRKRDSEEPMGDSGGPIKRTRPCDRPRVSEWLEELFNIGAETVSKLGFDDLVTFDENFFDAETVILEREPPLVEIVDTDRCVKVRFANEIPEEVLEAHLRHHASGRKGISPVVRYWCMREFSELYPGAPCFDFDLV; encoded by the exons atggaagggctggtggctgcagcatcattattatttcaaagtttgctcgggcaacacgcgcaactccgctgctctcccataacaaagGCCTTCTCCTTCGaattgttttgc gcttcggtgatcgacgttcgaaccatgtttgctgagtcgtttccatcagaggttcctttccagacttccttg cccaagcgaaagagggattccgaagaacccatgggcgactcgggaggacccaTCAAACGCACGCGACCCTGTGATAGACCACGAGTATcggagtggttggaggaactgtttaacattggtgccgagactgtgtcgaaattgggctttgacgatttggttactttcgacgagaatttctttgATGCGGAGACCGTcatattggagagggaaccccctctggttgaaatcgttgatactgatcgttgcgtgaaagttcgttttgcgaatgaaattcccgaagaggttttggaggcgcatcttcgtcaccatgcttctgggagaaagggaatttcccctgttgtgcgctattggtgtatgcgtgagttcagcgaactttatcccggagctccttgtttcgattttgatttagtgtag